TAAAATAATTATATTATAGTATGTCTAATTCATGTTTTAAAGAGTCGTCCCCCATCACACCATTTCTTTTCCTCAGGTCTACTGTACTACGCAGGGCATGGTTATGAAAACTACGGCAAAAGTTTCATGGTCCCGGTAGACGCTCCCAACCCataccgctcagccaactgtctgtgtgtgcagagcgTCCTGAAACTGATGCAGGACAAGGAGACTGGCCTCAATGTCTTCCTGCTGGACATGTGCAGGAAGAGGTGAGCGGATGTTTGAGACGAAGTTGTGTATTCGTTGTACTGATATTCATCAGTTGGCTTTCAGACATGGTTGTTTGGAAAACGTCAGTTTTAGTTGTTGCGTTTGGCTATGCAGAATGATAATGTCTATCACCGATTTCTTTTCTCAGAAATATTCACGATGATATTACACCAAATATTGTATTGAGGGTCACGGCTAACATTGTTTTTGGATATGCAACGTGAGTTTATCTACAATCTGAATATTTTGACCAAATACATCCTCATAAAGTATGTCCTCAACTAatgtgatgttttttttattaagttGCCAAGACGCTGAAGCATTTGAGTTGAGCTCAAACGGATTGACTAACGGTGTTTTCGTCAAGTTTCTGAAGAAACGTCTACTGAACGATGAGAAAATCACAGTTTTACTGGACAGAGTAGCTGAGGGTAAGATGGTAAACGTTGCAGTCATTTGCTACACACCTCCATAAACCTGCTACTCAGCTAATGAGATCATTCTGTCTAGACATGGGTCAGTTTGATGCTACTAAGGGGAAGCAGGCCCTTGAGATCCGAAGTAGCCTATCAGAAAGAAAGGCTCTGACCGACCCTATTCTACCCGGTGACAGCTCTGATATGGCCCTGGCACACAACCGTCAGTGGGCCAAAGCTCATGGTAAGGCCACGCCCTCAACTCTTAGACCAAACTATGTTTTCCTGTTTATAGTTTGAGAGGAACACTTTTCACCAAGCAACTTAAAGCTCATTACGGATAGTTGGTTACTTCACGCAGTTTATCAGTAGTAGGTTGCTTAAAGTAGGTTAACGAATGATAGTGATTGTAGGTTTAAATAGGTTATCTGTTGACTATTTCATCATATGGACTacttattttatgtttttttatctACAacataaaacctttttttttttttttaagtaaatacGACTGTACTGTACTTCCTAAAGCCATTTTGTTGATCTTTCTAGAACTTCCAGAGAGCATGTGCCTTGACTTTGAGTGTGGGGCAAAGATCAAGATGGGCTTTGCAGCCGAGTTCTCCAACGTGCTGGTTATCTACACCCACATCGTAAAAAAGCCTGCTGACATGTCCCTCTGCCAGGCTCATGTCACCAACTTCTCCCCGGTGAGAAAGATAAAAGATTATAATCATAAAAATCTCCTTTTGTGTCGAAGGAGTAGGGAATAGTAATACTAATTAAACCCTTgtactgccttcgggtcattgtgactcaCCGTTGTGGAGCAAgaagtgggtcacaatgacccgaaggcagcacaagggttaaatctgCATTGCATGGCATTGTGGTTTGTTTGAACCTGTATTCCACGCGCACCAGTAAAATAGGATTCTACTTGTTTATGATTATACGCTAGCTCCACAGAGAAGTTTAACTGTCCTTATGGTCTCACCAGGACCTGGATGTGGACCCTAAGGTGATGAACAGAGAAACTCCAGAAGACACGGGCATCTACTTCCTCTCCAGCAGTCTGCCCCAGCACTGCCTCTACACCAGACTCAGCTCTCTGCAGAAGCTCAGGGTAAGATGATGCCTTCTGTTCCTATGGAAcagttctgtttgtgtgtcgagGAATGTCAGGTGTTCATTTGGCAGGCGCCTTTATCCTAAGCGACATATGGGCGAATGCTCTACGACTTGAGATACGACCTGTGCCCAGTACGGTAGAGACCTGGGAGAGCTGTTCCTGTTTATGCAGCTTGTAGCTTTCCTGAttttattgttttgttattttactGTAGACTGTTAACTTGACACTGTCAATCTATTGTTGGTCATAGGGTTCAGAAAGTATGAGTATCTCTGACTGAAATGGTGATGGGaatagctcagtggtaaagcATTTGACTGTGAATTAAGAGATTGCAGGTTCCAATCTCCCCTATCCACTGTTATTGTCGCTTAGGAAAAAAGCATCTGCTTATTGATCACATTATTATCCTccagatgttttttttactgAGTCTTCTAAACTCCCATCTATGGTGTGTCTCTTCTGATGGTTCTGTAGGAGGAGCTGGTCTTCACTGTCTGCCTCCAGGGCACCTTCACCGCCCTGGACCAGGTGGTGGACTGGAAAACCGACGTGAACATCGGCAAGCCACTCATCGCCAGGCTGGACCTGCACCGGGCCATGCGCAGGAACAGCTGTCTACAGACCTGCCTGATGCCCCACAGCCCCTGCCACAGCCCCTGCCACAGCCCTGGGCCAgagcacctccacccccctcagctCCACGCCCAGGGCCCCAGCCCCACTAACCTGTcactaaccccaccctgccacaGCCCGtacctggatgtgtgtgaagcCTCGCAAGGCGCCGTGGGAAGCTACTGCAGCTCCACCCCATATGACAACGTCAGCCAGTACCAGTATGGAGTCACCAGTGTCCCATCAGCCTTGTCCACAAGCTCACTGGGCAGGGTCAGCATTCCCATAGAAACCACAGATGACATAAACGAGCTGCAGACAGTCTTTATTAACAGTCTGCATCTTCACGAGTAAGAAGGCCTTGTGTATTAAACTCAGGAGCATAAGAAGCTCTGTTCTGAGGCttctgggtttttttttttttgttgctaagAGATCATCATGACCTACATAATAGTATACCTCAGCTTTTTTGGACCCTACCTCTATTTTGGAATCAAATATTTAGACTTTTACACTGACATGCATGACCATATAGGTGTTTGACCAAACTGTCTTCATATTGTGATATTGTAAACCATTTGCAGATAGTTCTTTCATAAACCTTCCAGTTTTTTATCCACTAGCGGGCATATTCAATATGTTAACCTAATGTATGAAAAATACTTCAGTTTGTAAGCGGTTCTTATGAAACATCTAGGTATTTATTACAAACAGGCAGGAAAAAGTACAAAATCCAGTTGTAGACAGTCTGTCAATAAAGGTTTTTCATTTGAGAAATtcaaagaaataaaaatgtaaatggacAATATTACATTTACTATCAAAGTCAAACAACTAACAACATTCTCTTTTGTCTGATTGAACCTGCTTGGCACAAGGCTCACTGTGCACAACAAATAACAAGGAAACCATACATGCCTTAACAGGGAAAGTTAATTCATTACCCTGTCAAGTTTTCCTCACTACCCCCCACAGCCGTAGGGCAGGTTGTGCTTCACTTGTCCAGTTGACAGATTAACCAAACTAAAGTAGCCTGAAGAATTAATCAAAGCTGGAATGTGTCAGGGAAGTAAAAGTAATACTTGGAGTAGGGAACTAATCTGGAACAGGTCATACATGGCTCAAAAAGTATTTGAAACCCTTTAAAACACAGCACGTTGGTAAACCCCACCCAAACTCAAATGAAAGGATTTTCCGAATACTAATTTGACCCATTTGAAGTGCAAATCGTGCTTCGATAGTCTCTGGTCCTCACATGACAGAGCACTTCTCCTCCGCCTTGGTCTTCATCTCCGTGGCCATGGCGGAGGCCTTCTCCTTGATCTGGTCCATGTCCATGTTCTGCAGGTTCTGCATCTGCCCCAGGAGGGAGTCGTTTTGCTCTTCCTCCGCCACATCATCTTCCACCATCTTGAGGAGCTCATCGGGGACGTCGATGTCATCTCCCGCCAACTGGATCATATTGTCGTCTTGTTCACTCTGAGGGTATGAACACGGGTGTCGAGGTCAGACCAGCACTGACAAAGATTGCTGTTTAAGAACATTTCTCTTTCACTTGTTAAAGAGTGATTCTAGTTGGTCGTTTTCTAACTTCATCTCTTCCTTGTTCTGGCACTGAACAGAACAACCATGATTGGCTCAGCAACAAACAAATAAGACATCAAGCTTAGTTCAGAATGCCAAGAGGTTATCTGTTCTGGGTGAGCAGCCCTGCTATACCAGGCCTGGGAGACAGATGGCTCTGACACACAGGGCCTTCCAGAGCCCAGGAAACACACAGGGGACATCCAAGTTCACTAAGTCTTTTTCTGATGCTGTAATCCCTTCGCTTTATACAGACACGCTCTTTGTGGCAGGCTGTGGGCTCCTAGTTAAGTGCTTAGTCACGCActggagagatagacagaccgGCACACAGGCAAAAACTGTTGCATCACCTAAATCCGTTGAGGTAGTAATTGTGATTACGAGAGAAATTGCGTAAGTTTCTCACCTCGTGTCTCATTTCTTGCGATGGCTCTGGTTCCAGGATTTATAAATAGCTTACAGTTTACAGGCATTTACAGGTGGAAAAGGGGTGGAGAGTCTCACCTTTGGCAGTCTGTATTTATCTCTGAGGCAGGTCCGCAAGGTTGCCCTCTCAGCCTTCTTTACCAGGAACTcagcatctctctccatccttttttttttgatagaaacaaaaaacatgatATCCAATCAGTCAGGTAATACCAcactttttatttttaattaaaTGACAATTTCATACTTACATAACATATTTACAGACATaacataaacatttaaaaatggATTAGCACAAAACTGATTGCAGATTTTTTTGTGATTTATGTTTAAATATTGCAAGCATTACAAAGGGTAGTATAAGAGGTTTGTCAATAATAAATTGTTCAAATCAAACATGGCTTCTGTCGTGTATTATAAATTATGATTTAGTCAATCGCATTATTCTCAACAAATAGAGATTAAGTCACAAATAATAATCTAAGCCTGcaaagccttttttttttttttttacaattttaaTTAAATAAAACTGTTCTTCAGAAAAGGAAATATTTTACCATTCACACTGCACAAAATGTATCAGTGGCTTAGTATTACTTAGATTTTTTCAATCTTCACTCTTTCGGAACTTTACATAATGCAGTTATACAAGTTTTGTCTGTCCAGACTTACTTTTCGTCCACCAGCTGTTTCTGgtactcctcagcctcctctcgTGACATCCCCTCGGTCGAcatggtgtctctctgtctgggtccTTTTCCTCCCTCAGGATCGTCTACAGCTGGCTCCTCTCAACGCTCCTCACTGGACTGAGCAACTTCTGAACTCCTCGCTGGGAGCTCCAGAGAGAGACAACTGTCCACCCAGGAGATTTGTAgcacttttcctttttttttcctccagtCAGGCTACAGGTTTTGGACGCTGCCCCTGGATTGGCCTGCCTGTGGGCCGGACCAATGGGAACCGACGCTCGGTCTGAGGGACAGCGTAGTCAAGGGCACCCTGACAACTGACTGCATGAGCCAGAAAGGAGAGAATTGTGCAGACGCCATAATCTGGTTTAAGCCTCTTGGAAGCATGTTCTTTCAATTAGAAGAAAATGCAATATTCCTAATGAAACTGAAAGCTCACACTATTGACTTTCAGACGTGGCAATGCAGTGGATTGGCATGGTGAACAAGTTGATTTTACTAGCGCAGGGTCATGCTCTGTCCCAAACTGCACATGCCTGTTTGGCATTAATCCCCTTACATAAAGAACCAAAGCCTGTGTACCAAAAGAtgtcccagacagacagaccgagatAGCCGGATTGATACATCGCTGAGTAAAAGAGAAAATCACAGGTAATCTCCCTCTTCTGTTCAAACAATGTGCTTGAAGAATCTCCTCCATGCATGCAAAACCATTTGCATCGGTATCTCTCAACTACCCCACTTTCTGCGAAATAATGTATTCAAAAGTATGGTAAATAGAGGACTCttctggaaaaaaaacaaacatgttaacATGAGTAATACCTAGTTCACATGTTTTGGATACAAGGAATAATTACATACTAAGAATCATGGTAGGGATTATGGGGGGCATGAATTTAGTGGCATGTGACCTACCCCATGGTTTAGGGAGTAAGGTGTTAAATCCAAAATGGCAGCAACATATGACCTACCACTAGGTGGGTTCATGTTACACCCCTCAGTTATTCCAGAGCAGTAAAGCCCCACAAGTGTAATTCACATACACATTAGCAAGGACTCGTACTGCGCCATACACACCGAGTGGGCCAGGTCTGCATAAACACAGAGATACGGTGGAAAAGACAGCAAATAAATGCATCGAGTTACACCGTTCTGCTGTCCTGCGGTGTGGGATCCGACTCACCCTCTCCCTGTGAGTCTGAGTGAATAATGGATGAACACCAGGAGGCAGTAGGCTGATATTTGTGGTACGTCACGGATGCTGAGGAGGAAGCGGGGGAAGGGGACTCCAAGCCAAAACGCAGCTAGcatcagtagagagagagagggaggggggatgtgagagagtgagaggggatgtgagagagtgagagagtggtgtGCCgaagacagcagaggagagaacaAGAACTGACTGAGGCAAACATGTCATCTACCTGGATCCACTCCCTCCGGATCATCCTGATCCTCCTCTCCAGAGGCATCGACACAAGTAAATAACCGTTTTTTTGATCCTTTGGGGGTGTAAATGTGCTGGGATTCTTTTTATTTTCAACCTGTTCTCTTTGACTAGCTCGCTGTTCATGTGACCTTGGAGACCGATAACTGAatgtgacagtgtgtctgtgttacagcagtactGCATGTTGCAGAATAGACATGCTGTGTTATATTCCCACTTTTTAATGGATGTGAGGTCTTTTGGGTTGTACATTGGCCGCAGTTTACACTAGTATCATGGTTGTGTTGATGTAATTTCCTTTGCAAGGCAacgtttcttttcttttctttactgAGCTTGTTGAGGGGATGCACTGGTGAAGTCAGGTTTACTCCAGAATGCACATGTGCCACTGGTACTTCATAGGTTGTTGTGTTCTCCATTTTAGCCATGACATCATGAGTATGTCACATAACATGTTCAATTATAGTAGACAGTGCTCTGTACTTTTTAAATCTTCCACTGAAATATGCACAGCCAAAACAATGGCACGGGCGTAAGGGGAGGCGACTATATAAACAGGAACAAGCATTTGAAAATTAGTTAAATTCATCTGGGTTTATGTAGTACCAACAATGCTCATGATAAAACACTGACAATGAACCACATTTCCCTAACAGCTGAAACACCACCTCCGTTGGTCCCAGATGACTCACCGGCACTGCTTGAAAAGAGTGTGGTCCTTAAGGGTGACTATACATTTAGCAACAGACgtttttgtcatttaacaatgtGATAGACAGTGGGGTGAAAGTTCTCCTAGAGGATTACTATGTTGTTAGATCCATAAACTGTAAGATATTTAATTGCTATCTCTGCTATTTTACAAATACAACGCCTCAGGGTAGTTATAAACATGGACAAGATAACAATGGTAATTGAGAGGGTTGAATTAAGTAGCCATGAAGTATGAAGTACTAACATACGGATTAGGTTCCTTCACTTTTACAAGATGTTTAAAAATAGCTGTCTCATTCCGGCCTGTTTGTTCTGTGCTTAAATTCTCATCCAAACTTCGAACATACAGGTGACAGTCATGTTGAAAATGTTGAACTTTTGGAACCCACCAAGGTAAAATTAGACTGTACCTGGACGGGTAACAAAACCAAATTGCCCAACATTACTGGGTATTGGAAAAAAGATGGGATTGAAATTGCTAACACTCAAGTCAGAGTACAATTGGAAAATGAGCAGTATAATCTCAAAAAAGTGTAAGTATGTGTTTGATTGTTCAGTCAAATTTAGGGAACTGACATTTGCGTCTGGAATCTTATGACTCGCATACATTCAAATAAATGTGTAAGTTAAGTGTCACAGTATTATAAAGGTGTTGTCAAGGAGAGAACATGACAGTGCTTTAACATTATATTGGCTATACAGAAATGCACATTACGTTCTACAAGTGTGTTAACTCAGCGATAGGAAACATAATTTTAGTTTGTCAGAGTTGTGGTTGTTATCCTATAGTTGTGACAATCTTTTCTTTCACAGGTTCAGCATTAATAAAGATAACCTGGGGGATTACTCCTGTGTCTTTGTCGGTTCACAAGATGTGGCGAAAATAGACTTCCATTTGGCAGGTAGGCCAATGTTCTCTCATGCCACTTTTAAACGTGTCACAATATCACGTTTCACAGTGTGTCTCGTTCACGGTCACGTGtaccagtggtcttcaaccctggtcctcatggCCCACTGTCCGGTATGTTTCTAGATATTTCCCCGCTCCAactcacctgattcaaatgaatagtTGTCAACAAACCCatgtatttgaatcaggtgtgttggagcaaagggaaacatctagaacatacaggaAAGTGGGTTCAGAGGCTTTTCAAGTAGGCaaaatatatgtatgtgttGAAGTATTGAGAAGGTAATGTTGGAaggttatagctcagtggttagaggatttgactgcagatcaggtTTCGATATTTCCCTGTGAagtacattgctttggataaaagcactgGTTAAATCACTTTTTCATGATTACTTCTGTTTCCCAGCACCAAAGATGAGTGACATGAGAGACAAGCCAGTTGTGAGCTATGTTGGTGACTCTGTGGTGATTGATTGTAAATCAAAGAAACCTCCGGTCTATTGGCTCTGGTATAAAGTCAATGGGACCGAGAAAGTGAGTAACACACCACATAGCCTTGATGGTACTCTTGGGCACAGTAAAGGAATATGACTTGAAAGTGTATCTTCTGGTGCTTGGATCTTTCAGGAGCTTATTGACACGGGAGCTAACGCGTCGCGCCACGGGATGCATGTCAACGCCGAGGGGTATCATTCCAAACTGACGGTGCTGCTGGTGAACGAGTCTGATGCCGGGATCTACTCATGCAGCGCGGTCTTCCACATCGGCGCCAGCGAAGGCCACGTGGAGCTACGAGTGATCACCTTCATAGAGCCCCTCAAGCCCTTCCTGGCCATCCTGGTGGAGGTTGTCGTCTTGGTCTTCCTCATTCTACTGTGTGAGAAACGCAACTCGCGGAAGCAAAACCACTCAGgtaaaggaacagacagagctTGTTTCATTTCATGTGGGCAGGTTATAAATCTTATCATTAGAAATGTGGCTTATCAACATACCCTCCTCGACATCACGGGGGTGACATTGTGTTGATAAACACAAGAGTAAACTGTCATTCTTCTCAGGAAATGAAAATCAGAGTGCCCAAACCAGTAAGCTGTAAGTATTCTTCAATCTGtcaaaatgtgttcatttagcagatgattttatccaaagcaacataaaaATGGTGTATAATACTATTTCTGACAGTCTCACAGCGGATAGTGCCAAGAAATTATATATTAATCTGTTTTATAATTTCAGGGCACAAGGAGAAAATGGGATGGAAGAAAGTTCCACAATAAGACAAAGAAAGATGTAAACATCAGAGGTCAAAGTCATATCAGGTTTAGTCTGTTTCAACAAATTTTCATCAGAATATAAAATTCATTCACGTTCAGGAAAGAATGTTTTAGCGTTTAAATTCAAAACTGCTTCTTGAATTAAACCAGACTGGATTCAGTCACTGGTTTATATATTCATGAAATGTTCCTAGTGCATTTGTTTTCAGGGGTTGAGGTATTTTGGATGATTATTGTTGCAAAAATAtggccacagtctgtcacaaaTGAATAGTTGCAATGTATTTTGTAACCCAAAGAAAAGTGAGTCAGCCTTACTGAATGAGGAGTTCCATATCTTTCTGTACGCTTGTATTATTCCTGTATGCTCCTGTTCTTCCATATCCTGCTTGAAAACATATTAGCACGAGGGGTGGGCGATACTGCAAAATTTGGTATCGATCCGATACCAAGTTAATACAGATGCTGAAACCATGCTGAAAGGCCTCTGCCAGTGAGCtctggtttgggggggggggggggttcccctcctcctccatccgttTACTTTGCAGCTCGGATTTCTCTTTTGCGTGGGTTTTCATGTAATTATTTAAATTTGTGGTGTTGCCACAGTACCGTATGTTTCCTGCAAACATCACAGCTTGCAGTGTTTGTGTCCTCAGCTGTAAAGTAACTCCAGACGgcgcttctctttctctctgccattATGCAGCCATCAGTGTGCTGCTGACTGAGTCATGTGCTGCATGTGCACGCCGGCGACAACTCACAGCATAGCAGGGGAGGGGCAAAGTGAGCTTGAGCGAAGTAAGAGGAGCGGTGTTTGCACAATCACTATAATGTGAAGGGAGTTACAGGGAGTAATTACAtaatcattttttattttcattcaaatttgcaTATTGATGATGCATTGACTTCATCAATTATGAGGCATTGCTTTCCCCTACACAAAAGTAGATCAGCTGCTTTTCAAAGTAAAAAGTATCGGTATCCACAATACCGGCCTTGTATTTACTTGGTATCGGATCGATACCAAATTTTGCAGTATCGCCCACCCCTAGTTTGCACAATCACTATGATGTAAaggtgtgtgtcgtttggtaaAGGCATATTGAAGAGCATATTGTGCCTGTTCCAAACAGAAAGGACTTCAGCCTCCGCCTAGCTTCAACCTTCAAACAGAGGTCTGCTGCTAGTTTTACTTGTACTACTGCACTTATTATTTTAGTCAAGTCTGATTTATGTGTGCAGTGCCTTAACTCGGCAACTTTAAagcatttgctaaatgaatattaCATAAGGTACCACTCTACACTGTTCTGGGATTCTGTTAACTTCTGGTGTCTTGGTTGTTTGTATCCAAAAAGAAGTGTGCCTATACCAAATCCATACAAAAATGTTTAGCTACCTATACTTTACTTGAACTAAATACATTATAATGTATGCATATGGTAATATACATTAGATATAACCTGTGTCCATTTTTGATGTGTTCACTTATCTCAATCTGTGTATGGTTCTCACGTAATAAACTGTTTTGCACCATCTagtggcaaaaaaaataaaccaaattcACAAACACTTGAGGCTAAACTTGACCcattaaatgtatttgtatttgaGTTAAAGTGAAACTATCCATTCTTACAAGCAATTAACCATTTCACCCAAGTATTTTCCAACATGAATATACACTACATATTTACCATACACATTTGTCATGTATGACCATAAGTTACAACGTAATCAACATACTTCTAAGACTCCCAGGTGCAGTCTCATTCCTGATTCGTCCTATTCACGGCTTGTTCATCAAAAACTGAACCAGCAGTTTCAGCACAGAGTCGTCCAGGCCGACCACAGCCCCATCTTGGACAGATTCATACAGACGCATGCTCGTTGTCCCCCAGAGAACGTTCTTCCTGGGGTTCCCTGAGTCAGTCTCCGCGGACACGGCCAGTGTGTTCAACTGGTAGCAGAAGAACGAAAAGTATTGTCCGTCTGTGATCACAGCCTGGGACACGAAGGGCCTGGTCACATCCTGGTAGCTCCAGAAACCTACGGATATAGAGACGGCAGGCGTTATCACAATTACATTTGATGAATTTGCTTCCACCACTATGGAAAGGCATACAAGTTTAGGAATGCTGGATGCTGTGTCGGTGTATGGTGACTCTGCACATGGGAAGGTTATCTGATATTTCAGCAATGACACTCTACCTTGATACATGGCCTGGGCCCCAGTCCATGCAAAGAGACTGGCAATGGCATTGGCCCTCAGGAAGACCTCGATTTGGTCCTCCAAGTTACGTTTGATCATGTTGTCTCGCCGGTACCGGTCCGGGACCAGGTGGAACTGGGTGTGTCCATAGCAGGCCGGGTCAGGGACCTTGGCACCTGGATCGACGAGGATGTTAAGATACTTATACTTCCCATGTACCCAACAGTGTCACTGACCAACGATAGTTATTGTTTACAGCCTTGTCATTTACAGTGTCTTCGGTGTCAACGTTCGTGTCTTACCTGTGAAGATGTGGTTGTCGTACTGCCGTCTGAACATGGGCAGCAGGTCAGGAGCAAACTTGACTTCTGGGACATCTGCTGTGTTTGATGCCTCAAGTGGGATGAACTGAAACACAGGGATGAAGCCGATATAGATACTGCCTCTGACATCCGACGGGTCTAAATCAGatggtgggtcagatggctgagcggttagggagtcgggctattaatcagaaggttgtttgtttgattcccggctgtgcaaaatgacattgtgtccttgggcaaggcacttcacactacttgcctcggggagaatgtccctgtacctactgtaagtcgctctggagaagagcgtcagctaaatgactaaaatgtaaatcaagCTTGATGACTTGTTAGAGCTACATCTAATAACGATCCCTGAGTTGTCATTCATTTGAGATGTGTAATTAGTGAAACTCATACCTCTGGAAGCTGTTGATGTACCCTAATTTGACTATGTGGTTTGTCATCAATCTGAAATCTGATGGGCTCCACTCTGCCTCTCCGGTGTCCCCTAGGGATGGTCCTCTGCCCTCTTAGCCAGTAGAAGTTGACCTGAGGGTCCAGGTCTGCAGggcacaacatcaacacaaacaTCACCACAAAACAATGCGTTATGAAGACCTCACTACTCATACAGACGATTTGtgggatactgagataaagccATACACAATCCCACTCGTTTACCTAGGCTTGAACACTGAAGAACAGGGTTGTGCTTTGCCAGTGCGTAGGTGAGTCCAGACATCAGGTTCCTCAGGAAAGGGGCCACGTTATGCTCTTGTTCTCTATACGTGAAATGCCTGGGTTTCTTCATGTACCAGTTCTCTTGCAAAATAGCATTGATAAAATGCAATCGTATGTCTGCATATGCATTCTCATCAATGGTGGCTGATGGTGATGGAACACTCGGCAGAGCGTCAGGGGCCGATTCATCTTTGCTCTCGGTAACGATTGAGAATGTATCCGGTAAGCCAGGTAGGTATGCGGTCTTAGTGAAATGCTGGTACCACTTATCGGAATTCAAAGCGAATGTCTGCGGATGCAACACGTACTTCTTTCGCTGTATTTTAGTAAGTAGTGTCAATTTCTCCTGTACATCACTGGCAGTACACACTTTGTTGACGTGCTCTTCTAACTGGCGCTTCTTCGCAGACTTGCTTTTAGCAGTAAGAGAAGGTACTATGGGAGGGTATGCTGGCTGCTGTATGTCTGTCTTAGTATGAACAAGTCGTCCGCTTCTGAACAATAATCCATTTTTATAAAATACTGACTGCAAGGGCAATCGCGTGCGGGTCGCCATGTTTTAGCGTGTAGTTGACACTTCCGCAAACCTTTCTTCTGTTTCCTGGTGCATCCACCGCAACCGTCCGACATTACCACTATGCTATCACGTAACGCCCGGTTCAGGAACTACATGAGATCATACAGTCTATGCATGAGATGCTATATGGGGTAGCTACTAAGTTACCCAAAATCAAGACACGTACAACGTGTGACGTTCTCAATTGTAGATCGCTTTTTGATTGATTTTATTTCAACCGAAAATAAGTTGAACACTCGGAAACGTTTCGAATGTTGAACGCACCAAAGGGGGCAGAACCTAACTTCCGGGTAGCGACAAAGCTTGGGGGCAAGCTGCAAATCAAACCATGAATTTTTGTAAAGGCATTCGGTCCCACGTCCGGAGAAGTCTGTGCTATGTCAAGCCTTTACGTCCTGCGTGTCGAGCATCAGAGGTAGCTATTTTGAGAAGGAA
Above is a genomic segment from Osmerus mordax isolate fOsmMor3 chromosome 24, fOsmMor3.pri, whole genome shotgun sequence containing:
- the cplx4b gene encoding complexin-4b; the protein is MSTEGMSREEAEEYQKQLVDEKMERDAEFLVKKAERATLRTCLRDKYRLPKSEQDDNMIQLAGDDIDVPDELLKMVEDDVAEEEQNDSLLGQMQNLQNMDMDQIKEKASAMATEMKTKAEEKCSVM
- the malt1 gene encoding mucosa-associated lymphoid tissue lymphoma translocation protein 1 isoform X1, translating into MSDCDRSMNINLLKEPVFRKLCVELDKNNIKGWRKLGEMVGSDRRLKVSSEEMEMCSLKVLQLEGSPSRMLLRLMGERGCTLGQLVDILQTMGQTEALKCVKPPSIQILIQPQSVSILSGHNLRLSCYAVGKTDVHYQWFKTKEEVPNCSSPDLGVSPVRPVDAGFYICRVNCGESYEFSQWAQVDVLDVAPSYGLVSHSLQGRLKVAIQPQAQKLFLGDCLQLECGAAGRPIPRYLWHRNGVPLPNAIKRKLTIQYLSMEHQGKYRCEISSNNESTWTNEVEVVVGPRISVQVSGAMECSEEDFYELGPIGASEFMLNNIQEQPYATDKVALLIGNLSYHNHPQLKAPMVDVYDLTNLLRQLNFKVVSLLDLTESEMRNAVDEFLLLLHKGVYGLLYYAGHGYENYGKSFMVPVDAPNPYRSANCLCVQSVLKLMQDKETGLNVFLLDMCRKRNIHDDITPNIVLRVTANIVFGYATCQDAEAFELSSNGLTNGVFVKFLKKRLLNDEKITVLLDRVAEDMGQFDATKGKQALEIRSSLSERKALTDPILPGDSSDMALAHNRQWAKAHELPESMCLDFECGAKIKMGFAAEFSNVLVIYTHIVKKPADMSLCQAHVTNFSPDLDVDPKVMNRETPEDTGIYFLSSSLPQHCLYTRLSSLQKLREELVFTVCLQGTFTALDQVVDWKTDVNIGKPLIARLDLHRAMRRNSCLQTCLMPHSPCHSPCHSPGPEHLHPPQLHAQGPSPTNLSLTPPCHSPYLDVCEASQGAVGSYCSSTPYDNVSQYQYGVTSVPSALSTSSLGRVSIPIETTDDINELQTVFINSLHLHE
- the malt1 gene encoding mucosa-associated lymphoid tissue lymphoma translocation protein 1 isoform X2 codes for the protein MSDCDRSMNINLLKEPVFRKLCVELDKNNIKGWRKLGEMVGSDRRLKVSSEEMEMCSLKVLQLEGSPSRMLLRLMGERGCTLGQLVDILQTMGQTEALKCVKPPSIQILIQPQSVSILSGHNLRLSCYAVGKTDVHYQWFKTKEEVPNCSSPDLGVSPVRPVDAGFYICRVNCGESYEFSQWAQVDVLDVAPSYGLVSHSLQGRLKVAIQPQAQKLFLGDCLQLECGAAGRPIPRYLWHRNGVPLPNAIKRKLTIQYLSMEHQGKYRCEISSNNESTWTNEVEVVVEDFYELGPIGASEFMLNNIQEQPYATDKVALLIGNLSYHNHPQLKAPMVDVYDLTNLLRQLNFKVVSLLDLTESEMRNAVDEFLLLLHKGVYGLLYYAGHGYENYGKSFMVPVDAPNPYRSANCLCVQSVLKLMQDKETGLNVFLLDMCRKRNIHDDITPNIVLRVTANIVFGYATCQDAEAFELSSNGLTNGVFVKFLKKRLLNDEKITVLLDRVAEDMGQFDATKGKQALEIRSSLSERKALTDPILPGDSSDMALAHNRQWAKAHELPESMCLDFECGAKIKMGFAAEFSNVLVIYTHIVKKPADMSLCQAHVTNFSPDLDVDPKVMNRETPEDTGIYFLSSSLPQHCLYTRLSSLQKLREELVFTVCLQGTFTALDQVVDWKTDVNIGKPLIARLDLHRAMRRNSCLQTCLMPHSPCHSPCHSPGPEHLHPPQLHAQGPSPTNLSLTPPCHSPYLDVCEASQGAVGSYCSSTPYDNVSQYQYGVTSVPSALSTSSLGRVSIPIETTDDINELQTVFINSLHLHE